The genomic DNA CTCAGTGCTTCGTTGACATTTCACAAGAGATACGCTTGTTTATGTGAGAAATCTTGAAAAAGAGGAATTTCGTATTAAAATCATACTGCATGTCGTATCAAAATTGATATCCATCTTAACTGCAGATTCGAGAAGAAAGATGAGTTCAATGGTAAAGTTAGCCTGTCGGGTAACCAGTAGCCTTAATTCTTGCCCAGAATCCAGCCCAGTTGACTCGATGCAATTTTTCTGATATTTGAACACTTTTAGTCacctccattgatttagtcaccctaATTCTGACCCTTGTAGGACAGCAAAAACGCCAATCAATAGCTTTTTAACATATTGTGATCGAGACATGAGTTTTGGACCAATGGTTTTCTTAAAGGATTATCCACACACTTAAAATATTattttacccattggtcaaaatATGCGTTTTGATTGGACACCCTTCAAGTTGACAAAGGTGGCAATTGTCTAATAGTCAACGGTTTATCATTTTGCCCACAGTAAAGGTGCAGTAAACAGGCAGCAATACTAGAGGCAGCCTAACTGACAACCAGATCAGCAAAAGAGAAAGGGGTGTCTGAATAGTTTAACACCATTTTATCAATACACATCGATCATTGTAGCTAGTGCAGGGTCAGTGTTGAGGGTCACAGAGTATCTGCAACGTGTAGGCAGTCAACAGCCAACTTTACAGCTGTTAACACCAACTATGTACACACACTAACAATGACAGTAACCAGAGGAACATGTCAAACTACCTAGTTCAAGTGTACATTTCGTTGAAAGCAAACAAAACCAGCTAGCAAGCCAGCTATTTGGCTAATCACGACATCTGGCTAGCTAAACAAGTGTCAAAAGGCTTAGTTATGTAAGGTTACCTTCGAAGATAACTTGTTAGCCAGTGAGCTCAACATACATCTTCCTAGCGAAGTTAGAATTTAGACTAGGCAAAACTCTAATGTGCGGCCTGTCCACTAGCAAACAAGTTGGCTACTGTACCTGTAGCTATGTTAGCATTAGCCACTGTACCTTGCTAGCCAACACAGGTGGCCAACCAGCTTGCTTCACTCTGCTTCCTGAAACCATACACCTTGCTTGCAGCTAAGGTAATGAGCTAACCGGCTGGTTTGAGCTATTCAGCTCTTTTTATGGCGAAATTACTTACCATTTTATCAGGCTCACAACGCAAATATTAACTTGGATCTTCGTATATGAATTACTTGATTTTTCTTTTCGTTTTAAACACAGCAAACGTCAACATTCCATGTCTGTTTCAGAATACTACGGCTCGAGCGAGCAACTCATTCAACCAGCTAGCTAGTAGGAGCGATTCCGGTGACAGACGTCAGCTGTTCCCCTCCTCAGTGAACATGCGCATTGCGCATTTTGAGGCAACCGGTCAAGTCAGTTTCGTAACCAAGCCAACCGAGGCGAACTCGCTAGATCTACTAGGTCTATTTCAAACAATTTCATAACTAAAACTAAACATGTATGTAGCCACAACGCTGTTTCGTTTGAGTTTAGGAGTTGATTATATTACATTTGAAATCTGATTCGTGGTGCTCTAAGATTCTTGGAggatggggggtggggtgggggggcatGTGTCTCTCGTATCAGTACAGTATGTTCGGATGTTGTTGCCATGACAAGACGGTCGATGTGGTTTCCATGGAAACTGAGTTCTTACGAGGTGATGGCCAAAAAGTGTGCGTTCAGTCAGCAATAGATAGAGATTTTAGAGATTTCTACACAATTTAGCATGCCAGTTTTATCATAGGCTCTACAAATAATTgcttgaaatattacatttaagcCTACTCTGTTGCCTAAAGTGACTGCAACCACAACAGGTAGGTTACAGACAGCTTATGTCACCTAGTGGGGCATATTTTATTGTATATTTATCTGAATTAAAACCTATATTTCTGGATCCAACTAGTCCAACCACTAAATTATTGTTTTTCTAAGTCACTATTCATGTTATGAACACCAGAGGTCAAAACTAATAAATTGTAGTCCACAACATGTAAGGTTTTTAAAAAGGTTTTCattttaataaatatataaatactgCAAAAATAAGACTTGTCGGAACAAACAGAGCATTACAGACAATAAAATTCAACagcaaaataaaaatatttctTACCCATTCAATAATTTTCCCTTCATATCAGTATCAGGCATTAACAACCATACCCAttgctcacaaaaaaaaaaaaacatatcccaTCAGCGCAAATAATAGATATATAAACTTTCACTTATCAAAATATATGCATTTTGCCAATTTGGTAATATACAGATTAAGGATCATTTAAGTTACAGTTATTGTCCAGGTCATAGATTTAACTATGGTCAGTTTCAGTAGCAAGTTGATTGACAGGTGTCCCTGTCAATGGAACGAAAGGAATGTTCATGGTTGTTGTATATCAGCACAGATAATCCATGATATTGAACAGATACTCAAGTCAATCTCTTCAAAAATGGAAGGCAGTCgggaggaggcaagatcaggtgggaccattctagctaGCCAATGGGAGGGCAGATATGCGTGTGAAAAACAGTCacaactccgatataaagtgttttttctcaaagttgccgggatgtcatctgtcatatttatatcaatacactcgtaacaacctaaGCATCAAGAAACATGTATTAGATAAAATAAGCCACATGTAGAAGATAAgccattcattttttttgttcacCAAATTTgacactctcattgacctccatacaaaaactcctcgctggagaagacagattttgggccGTTATTCCTCTCGCTTCGCTTCTTCCTCTCTGGTGTATTGGTCTGTTAGTGTTGCTAGGGTTGGTTGACTTGACCCATGAACAGTACAGCACCTGGGAGGGGAaaacaaacatattttatattagaGGACGAACAAGGTAGGAAGTATGTCAAAGTGTCTGAGGGACAAAGAGAATTCCATACAAGATCATACAGTATATGCAGGGATAAAATAGCAGGACTTCCCCTGAACCTACTTGAAAGTGTATGCACTTATATAAAAAGGACACAGCTAGCTAGACTTGTGGTGATTTGAGACATTGGATAACCAAGGCTAACATTATGTAGTTTTTAacatagatggtggtgtaggcACATTAGAGGAAACTCACCTGTGGACTTGTGTTGGATGAGGAAAAGGAAGGGCCTGTCCAGGGTGATCTCCTCTATAGCCATACGAGAGAACATAATGGCAGCTGTAAGGGGCAAAGAGAGGAGACAATACAGTCAAAGCACAACTCTGTACAGTAACATCACTTTAACATCAATTAATTATTGTTATGTACATCCGTATAACAAGCACTGTCAAAACACAACTCTGTAGCCTATGCTATCATCAATTCATCATAAATGTATTGTCTTTATGTACATCTGTATAAAAGACAAGTCAAAACACTTCTTTATACTATTGGTTAAATCATCAGGAATAAGTATTGGTCTTGTAATGTACCTGTGGCAGATGATCCCTTGGTTCCCTTCTCGTTCACCTCAATCTTGACTTTCTGCAGAACCTTGGACACACACAGCCTTTCCTCAGCTggcagagaaataaagagagggagTTTAAATTAGCTGTCTAAAAAGAATGAGAAGCATGCAGTATTCTGTATTTGCTAAACACACAAACTGATCATACCAAGTCTGTCACTTTCCAATGTCCACACTTTCATACCACAGAATGTATGCCCAATACATTCCTTCATTCTAAAGTGAAATGCTAGTAGTGTGGATATTGCAACAGAGCCAatcctatcccctacatagtgccctacatttgaccagaggcctgggccctggtcaaaggtagtgcactaaataaagaatagggtgccacttcaGACACCAGTTCCTAAGTGATGAATGGTAGGGTACTCACTGGTGATGCGAGTGAAGTCTGCTTTGGCCAGGTTGAACATGTCCCCCAACCCCATGCTGGTCAGTGTAGACTTCAGATCCACCTCAGTGTCCAGGGTAAACTTGGGCAGAGCCAGTTGACGCTTGAcgctcctcagctcctctctccactgttgCAGGCGTCTGGTGGTCAGCTCGCTACTGAGCACGCTCACTGGCCTCTCGGACTCGAAGGGGGTGACCAGCAGCATGCTCAGGGATTCTCCCTCGTACGGAACCTCGATGACATCATAGTCCACACCATCGGGGGTCACGAACTCAcctgtagaggagaagagaggagaggttggattAGTTTCAGTTTGATTGGTGGAGGTAGTACTTGTAGTCATGTCTGTTTTGGCTGCTGGCTGCTGGGCTGCGGCGGACTCGTTTGAATCACTTTTGAAGAATGCATGCCTTAAGGACCAAGTCCTAACTACATGTGTGTAAATAATATCGATGGAAGACACGAAAACTTGAGTTACATTTACAGATCACATGTTAGGATTCTGCCAAAATGAGGTATTCTAAGTTAACTTCTAAAGTATTTaaaaagaagagaggatgtacTCATGTCAAGGGGATGTAAAAATGTCTCATGGGAAAATTCTACACTTGAAAAACATCCTGAGGTACCCACCGTAGTTGAAGTGGTGTGTGAGCCTCATCATAGGTACGGGCACAGAGCTGCCATTGGCACAATGGAACAGCCTCTCCTCGGTCATCTTGGGGTCAAAGGGCACCTTCCATAACCCCTGGAAGTGCAGAGCGTTCAGTAGGACTATGCGAGTCTCGTCAGTCAGAGCACCGGACGACAGGAATGAAGGGATGGTAcctggagcagagagaagagaggaaagagagtgttTGGGGAGGTTTGTTTTGATTATAAATCTGTCTCATCCCACAAAGAATTAGATTTTCTGGAGAAAACAAGCAAGTtgtatcctctctgtctgtcactggtTGTGTTGTATGCATTGTTGTTGCTATAGCTACTACAACTTCATCGATTTTAACAAAGTGCACACTTGCAATATGTGGTGATGTGCATGACATTGAAGGTATGAGCCAATACTACACTACTGTATCTCACCTGCGGTGTGGTCAGAGACCCAGGCATTGATGAATTCCAGGGCCTGGTCTGGCCTGGAGAAGTCCAATTGGTGAGGGGAGACCTGGAAGGCTTTCACCAGCCCCCTCCTGAAGCCTTTCTCCAGAGCCATCTTCTTCTCTACCATGATGCCACTGGCCAGCTCCACTCCCTCCTCACTGGAGAGGTTCTGCTGTAGCAGACGCTGCTGACGTGACATCCCTCGCTCTGGAGGAGAGGAATCATTGATTTTAATTTATGATTAAAAGTACAAAAAGGCTggagaggaagagcaggaggagaagTGGAATGGAAAGAATGAGAGAATGAATGAGTCACGATTGCATATAGAGATGGTGAGAAAGTGTGGATGTTGCTCGTCACCGGCTAGGATGGCTCTTTTTGTTTTGATTATGTCAGCCTGGAGTTATGTTATTGTCAAGGCCTCATTGTGTAGACAAAACCAAGTCTACCATCTGTCTCACTTTGCAAAACTCATTCAACTACCCTATGTAGTTGCAtgagatgacgcagatgctacaccaaaggactgttttgctagcacagactggaatatgttccgggattcatccaatgtcaTTGAGGCGTATAtgacctcagtcatcggcttcatcaataagtgcatcgacgacgtcgtccccacagtgaccgtacgtacatatcccaaccagaagccatggattaaaggcaacatccacattgagataaaggctagagctgacagtttcaaggagcgggacactaatccggacacctATAAGAAATCCCattatgccctcagacaaaccatcaaacaagaaaagcatcaatacaggattaagattgactcctactacaccggctctgacactcgtcaccaacagatccacagatgatgcaatctcaatcgcactccacactgccctttctcacctggacaaaaggaacacctatgtgagaatgctgttaatcgactacagctcagtgttcaacaccat from Oncorhynchus tshawytscha isolate Ot180627B linkage group LG15, Otsh_v2.0, whole genome shotgun sequence includes the following:
- the LOC112214536 gene encoding plasminogen activator inhibitor 1, which codes for MLCLYVCFLLSLSGAALSNLQEKQTDFGMRVFCHVAQTSRGSNLAFSPYGVATILGMAQLGAGGNTRKTLNAKLGFSLQERGMSRQQRLLQQNLSSEEGVELASGIMVEKKMALEKGFRRGLVKAFQVSPHQLDFSRPDQALEFINAWVSDHTAGTIPSFLSSGALTDETRIVLLNALHFQGLWKVPFDPKMTEERLFHCANGSSVPVPMMRLTHHFNYGEFVTPDGVDYDVIEVPYEGESLSMLLVTPFESERPVSVLSSELTTRRLQQWREELRSVKRQLALPKFTLDTEVDLKSTLTSMGLGDMFNLAKADFTRITTEERLCVSKVLQKVKIEVNEKGTKGSSATAAIMFSRMAIEEITLDRPFLFLIQHKSTGAVLFMGQVNQP